One Suricata suricatta isolate VVHF042 chromosome X, meerkat_22Aug2017_6uvM2_HiC, whole genome shotgun sequence genomic region harbors:
- the CXHXorf21 gene encoding uncharacterized protein CXorf21 homolog → MLSEGYLSGLAYQKDIHWSCSSYNEQVVEKEEETKSATHSYCSVDETQVRSLCMSCKSSDKIISSVDSRESQHDRNRRTTMLQTNPNPVFESPSLAAVEVCRDSSRETYLVPPSCKSICKNYNDLHIAGGQVMAINSVTTDFPPESSFDYGPLLKSSEIPLSMEESISTQPSDFPQKPIQRYSSYWRITSVKEKSSLQMQKPISNAVLNEYLEQKLVELYKQYIMDVEFHDSSPTQILASELIMTSVDQISLQVSKEKNLETSKAKDIVINCLLQLVSGEISTPSLHISQYSNANP, encoded by the coding sequence ATGCTGTCAGAAGGTTATCTCAGTGGACTTGCCTACCAGAAGGACATCCACTGGAGCTGTTCATCTTATAATGAGCAGGTGgttgagaaggaagaagagacaaaatcTGCTACACATTCCTATTGCTCTGTGGATGAAACTCAAGTCCGAAGTCTGTGCATGAGCTGCAAATCCTCAGACAAGATTATTTCTTCAGTGGACTCAAGAGAGAGCCAACACGATAGAAATCGGAGAACCACAATGCTGCAGACAAACCCCAATCCTGTGTTTGAAAGCCCCAGCTTGGCTGCAGTGGAAGTATGTAGAGACTCTAGCAGAGAGACCTACTTGGTTCCACCTTCCTGTAAAAGTATTTGCAAGAATTACAATGACTTACATATTGCAGGGGGCCAGGTGATGGCTATTAATTCAGTGACAACGGATTTTCCCCCTGAGAGCAGTTTTGACTATGGCCCTTTGCTGAAATCCTCTGAGATTCCTTTGTCCATGGAGGAGTCCATTTCCACTCAGCCCAGCGACTTTCCCCAAAAGCCTATCCAGCGGTATTCATCCTACTGGAGAATAACGAGTGTCAAAGAGAAGAGCAGCCTGCAGATGCAGAAGCCTATTTCTAACGCGGTGCTTAACGAGTACCTGGAGCAGAAGCTGGTCGAGTTATACAAGCAGTACATTATGGACGTTGAGTTTCACGACAGTTCTCCCACCCAGATTCTGGCGTCTGaactcatcatgacaagtgtggATCAAATTAGTCTCCAAGTGTCCAAAGAGAAGAATCTGGAGACCTCCAAAGCCAAGGACATAGTCATTAACTGCCTACTACAGCTGGTGTCGGGTGAAATCAGCACCCCTAGTCTCCATATTTCTCAGTATAGCAACGCCAATCCATAG